A part of Clostridium novyi genomic DNA contains:
- a CDS encoding NupC/NupG family nucleoside CNT transporter, which yields MSRFIGLLGIAVILLIAYLLSNDKKKINWKLVAIGIGLQVVFALLILKVPLGRMIFEKIGGGIDLLLGFTKEGSSFIFGDLANNNKFGMIFAFQILPTIVFFSSFMSILYHLGIMQFIISILAKGIAKLLGTSGAETLSAVGNIFLGQTEAPLLIKPFIKNMTKSEIMTIMVGGMATVAGGVMAGYVAMGINASYLLAASIMAAPGGLMISKILCPQTEEAPTAGDVKIDIEIQSSNVVDAASTGASEGLSLALNVGAMLLAFIALVALVNSLIGWVGGFFGAGYLSLGWILGRLFAPLAFLMGIPSSDIVTAGDLFGTKVVLNEFVAYAQFSKLQATLNPKTVMILTYALCGFANISSIGIQIGGIGGLAPEKRKDIAKMGVKAMIGGLLTTCLTGTIAGIIS from the coding sequence ATGAGCAGATTTATAGGATTACTAGGAATTGCAGTAATACTATTAATAGCTTACTTATTATCAAATGATAAGAAAAAGATTAATTGGAAATTAGTAGCTATTGGAATAGGATTACAAGTAGTATTTGCATTATTAATTCTTAAAGTACCTCTAGGAAGAATGATTTTTGAAAAAATCGGTGGAGGAATTGATTTATTATTAGGTTTTACAAAAGAAGGTTCATCATTCATATTTGGAGATTTAGCCAATAATAATAAATTTGGAATGATATTTGCTTTCCAAATATTACCTACAATTGTATTCTTCTCATCATTTATGAGTATTTTGTACCATCTAGGAATTATGCAATTTATAATATCAATTTTAGCAAAAGGTATAGCGAAATTATTAGGAACAAGTGGTGCTGAAACTTTATCAGCAGTAGGAAACATATTCTTAGGTCAAACAGAAGCACCTTTACTTATAAAACCATTTATTAAGAACATGACAAAATCAGAAATAATGACAATTATGGTAGGTGGTATGGCTACAGTTGCTGGAGGAGTAATGGCAGGATATGTAGCTATGGGAATTAATGCTTCTTATTTACTTGCAGCAAGTATTATGGCTGCTCCAGGTGGACTTATGATTTCTAAAATACTTTGTCCACAAACAGAAGAAGCTCCAACAGCTGGGGATGTAAAGATTGATATAGAAATACAAAGTTCAAACGTTGTAGACGCAGCTTCAACAGGAGCTAGTGAAGGATTATCACTTGCATTAAATGTTGGTGCAATGTTACTTGCATTTATAGCTTTAGTTGCTTTAGTTAATTCATTAATAGGATGGGTTGGTGGATTCTTTGGAGCTGGATATTTAAGCCTTGGATGGATACTTGGTAGATTATTTGCTCCATTAGCATTCTTAATGGGAATACCATCTAGTGACATAGTTACAGCTGGAGATTTATTTGGAACAAAGGTTGTATTAAATGAATTTGTAGCTTACGCACAATTTTCAAAATTACAAGCAACTCTTAATCCAAAAACTGTAATGATATTAACTTATGCACTTTGTGGATTTGCTAATATAAGTTCAATTGGTATCCAAATAGGTGGTATTGGTGGACTTGCACCAGAAAAACGTAAAGACATTGCAAAAATGGGTGTAAAAGCGATGATAGGTGGTTTATTAACTACTTGTTTAACTGGTACAATAGCAGGAATAATAAGCTAA
- a CDS encoding YceG family protein, with product MSKNESFKENYAKKRTETQAFKASEELNEVLHDKESGWYKPWQFVNYKVNKDTLKTTYDEIILWGRQEAMIRPGWKIEDNEVTIPNLFSKVMGVHENIKEYKNEINQLIEENNTLFYRKFPINKKRIPKDMNKSYKSVLNIRGKIDKDKLMTSDSWKYQKLNPMIQNRIADKIIEFCNISSFWKHKNFKIKLRMSLINRIITFISSLIYDSTKDERIMKISIFATLTNLSDDLLGLLQNFDYPMKVPKIVIYNNNNKKNLTFEDAIILMFMNSMGIDIIIYNPTGTSDIENYIKEENYDIHRLEYTKDSLPFRRFF from the coding sequence ATGTCCAAGAATGAGAGCTTTAAAGAAAATTATGCAAAAAAAAGGACAGAAACTCAGGCCTTTAAAGCTAGTGAAGAGTTAAATGAAGTATTGCATGATAAAGAATCTGGATGGTATAAACCATGGCAGTTTGTAAATTATAAAGTTAACAAAGATACATTAAAAACTACATATGATGAAATTATTCTGTGGGGACGACAAGAAGCCATGATAAGACCTGGATGGAAAATAGAAGATAATGAAGTTACAATACCAAACTTATTTTCTAAGGTAATGGGTGTACATGAAAATATAAAGGAATATAAAAATGAGATAAATCAATTGATAGAAGAAAACAATACATTATTTTACAGGAAATTTCCTATAAATAAAAAAAGAATTCCTAAAGACATGAATAAATCATATAAATCAGTATTAAATATACGTGGAAAAATAGATAAAGATAAGCTAATGACATCAGATTCTTGGAAATATCAAAAACTTAATCCAATGATTCAAAATAGAATAGCTGATAAGATAATAGAATTTTGTAATATATCTTCATTTTGGAAACACAAAAATTTTAAAATCAAACTTAGAATGTCTTTAATAAATAGAATTATTACATTTATTTCTTCGTTAATATATGATAGTACAAAAGATGAGAGAATAATGAAAATATCTATTTTTGCTACATTAACTAACTTAAGTGATGATTTATTAGGACTTCTACAAAATTTTGATTATCCTATGAAAGTACCTAAAATTGTTATATATAATAATAACAATAAAAAAAATCTTACTTTTGAAGATGCTATTATACTTATGTTTATGAATAGTATGGGAATAGATATCATTATTTATAATCCCACTGGAACCAGTGATATTGAAAATTATATAAAAGAAGAAAATTATGATATTCACAGATTAGAATATACTAAAGATAGTCTTCCTTTTAGAAGATTTTTTTAA
- a CDS encoding polysaccharide deacetylase family protein: protein MFSKIRKFTFCIVSFLMLSILFPLFKITSLGYTCNTKLYTSTNKDKKKVYLTFDDGPTSKVTLDILDVLKKHNVKATFFVVGKEIQNRETVLKKIYDEGHSIGLHTYSHSFNKIYKNDDAFIKEMLDVQKKVKEVIGYESHIIRFPGGSYKRLNKNLLEKLHKNNFKIYDWNVCTEDGVKPKLPVSAYVAKAKKYYPNADRLIVLMHCNSNNQNTVKALPLIIEYYKSLGFEFDCINDNTKEYYYKIRK from the coding sequence ATGTTTAGTAAAATAAGAAAGTTTACGTTTTGTATAGTATCATTTTTAATGTTAAGTATATTATTTCCTTTATTTAAGATTACATCTTTAGGCTATACATGTAATACTAAACTATATACTTCTACTAATAAAGATAAGAAAAAAGTATACTTAACATTTGATGATGGACCAACATCTAAAGTTACTTTAGATATTTTAGATGTTTTGAAAAAACATAACGTAAAAGCTACTTTCTTTGTAGTAGGAAAAGAAATACAAAATCGTGAAACTGTATTGAAAAAGATATATGATGAAGGTCATTCAATCGGTCTCCATACTTATTCTCATAGTTTTAATAAAATATATAAAAATGATGATGCTTTTATTAAAGAAATGTTAGATGTTCAAAAAAAAGTTAAGGAAGTTATTGGTTATGAAAGTCACATCATTAGATTTCCTGGTGGAAGTTATAAACGTTTAAATAAAAATCTTTTAGAAAAACTTCATAAAAATAATTTTAAGATTTATGATTGGAATGTTTGTACTGAAGATGGTGTAAAACCAAAACTTCCTGTAAGTGCTTATGTTGCTAAAGCTAAAAAATATTATCCTAATGCTGATAGATTAATTGTTCTTATGCACTGTAACTCTAATAATCAAAACACAGTAAAAGCATTACCCCTTATTATAGAATATTATAAAAGTTTAGGATTCGAATTTGATTGTATTAATGATAATACAAAAGAATATTATTATAAAATACGCAAATAA